In Burkholderiales bacterium, the following proteins share a genomic window:
- a CDS encoding PQQ-dependent dehydrogenase, methanol/ethanol family, with product MKTIIAALSFACVAGVHAQTRDELVNAGKNTDNVVTLGMGYDLKNWSALKQVDKSNVKRLVPVWSINLMNDYGETAQPTVYDGVMYAINARWTFAIDVATGRQIWRTPAEWDPDAARQACCGVVSRGAPTLYNGKLYRITLDNHVVALDMKTGKQVWKQKFANHKEGYTATSAPIVANGVLITGMAGGEFTTRGFLNGWDPETGQHLWKIYTVPAPGEKGSETWPKDSEAYKYGGAPTWRSGAYDPELDLVYWGTGNAQPWAPQNRGGLDSLYASSLLAIKPKTGELVWHYQYTPNDVYDVDGTDEPVLADITVNGTKRKVAIQVNKNGFMYTIDRTNGKLIAAHPFTRVNWATHIDLNTGRPVLTDLAEKLTRGEEVAIYPQRGVNATPVAYNPKTGLIYTSSWDLPRIVRFEAPKEFVLGNRWTHTAPTKRHVPKEGDIVGHHIAMDPISGKKKWSIPLTKASSSGMLATDGGLIFTGNLEGKFLAMDADTGKVLYEFQTGSAINATPITYTYKGRQYVSIASGLGGNSARAMVGDTVPTGGSMWTFALMPE from the coding sequence ATGAAAACGATCATCGCGGCACTGTCGTTCGCGTGCGTCGCAGGCGTCCACGCGCAGACCCGGGACGAGCTCGTCAACGCCGGAAAGAACACCGACAACGTCGTGACCCTCGGCATGGGTTACGACCTCAAGAACTGGAGCGCGCTCAAACAGGTCGACAAGTCGAACGTGAAGCGCCTGGTGCCGGTCTGGAGCATCAACCTCATGAACGACTACGGCGAGACCGCGCAGCCGACGGTGTACGACGGCGTGATGTACGCGATCAACGCCAGGTGGACCTTCGCGATCGATGTCGCCACGGGCAGGCAGATCTGGCGCACGCCCGCCGAATGGGACCCGGACGCCGCGCGCCAGGCGTGCTGCGGCGTCGTGAGCCGCGGCGCGCCGACGCTCTACAACGGCAAGCTCTACCGCATCACGCTCGACAACCACGTCGTCGCGCTCGACATGAAGACGGGCAAGCAGGTGTGGAAGCAGAAGTTCGCGAACCACAAGGAAGGCTATACCGCGACCAGCGCACCCATCGTCGCCAACGGCGTGCTCATCACCGGCATGGCGGGCGGCGAGTTCACGACCCGCGGCTTCCTCAACGGCTGGGACCCCGAGACCGGCCAGCATCTCTGGAAGATCTATACGGTGCCCGCCCCCGGCGAGAAAGGCTCGGAGACGTGGCCGAAGGATTCGGAGGCGTACAAGTACGGCGGTGCGCCGACGTGGCGCAGCGGCGCGTACGACCCCGAGCTCGACCTCGTCTACTGGGGCACGGGCAACGCGCAGCCGTGGGCGCCGCAGAATCGCGGCGGTCTCGACAGCCTGTACGCGAGCAGCCTGCTGGCCATCAAGCCGAAGACCGGCGAGCTCGTGTGGCACTACCAGTACACGCCGAACGACGTGTACGACGTCGACGGTACCGACGAGCCGGTGCTCGCCGACATCACGGTGAACGGGACGAAACGCAAGGTAGCGATCCAGGTCAACAAGAACGGCTTCATGTACACGATCGACCGCACCAACGGTAAATTGATCGCGGCGCATCCCTTTACGCGCGTGAACTGGGCGACGCACATCGATCTGAATACCGGGCGGCCGGTGCTGACCGACCTCGCCGAAAAGCTCACGCGCGGGGAAGAAGTCGCGATCTACCCGCAGCGCGGCGTCAACGCGACACCGGTCGCGTACAACCCGAAGACCGGGCTGATCTACACGAGCTCGTGGGACCTGCCGCGCATCGTCCGGTTCGAGGCGCCGAAAGAGTTCGTGCTCGGCAACCGCTGGACGCACACCGCGCCGACCAAGCGCCACGTGCCGAAGGAAGGCGACATCGTCGGCCACCACATCGCGATGGATCCGATCAGCGGCAAGAAGAAGTGGTCGATCCCGCTCACGAAAGCGAGCTCGTCGGGCATGCTCGCGACCGACGGCGGGCTGATCTTCACCGGCAACCTCGAAGGCAAGTTCCTGGCGATGGACGCCGACACCGGCAAGGTGCTCTACGAGTTCCAGACCGGCTCGGCGATCAACGCGACGCCGATCACCTACACCTACAAAGGCCGGCAGTACGTGAGCATCGCGTCAGGCCTCGGCGGCAACTCGGCGCGTGCGATGGTCGGCGACACCGTGCCGACCGGCGGGTCGATGTGGACGTTCGCCCTCATGCCCGAATAA
- a CDS encoding tripartite tricarboxylate transporter substrate-binding protein encodes MRFSLFTVGVFAAGAAAAAGPVRVVVPFPAGGPTDMVARPYAQLLGEALKTTVIVDNRGGAGGAIGAELVAKSAPDGATLLMATVGTHAINASLYRKLAYDPVRDFTPIALVAAAPVAVVAHPSLPVRDVKSLVALAKAHPGNITFGTAGNGTPGHLTGEMFKAAAAVNLQHVPYKGSAPAVIDLVGGHLQLMFDPLQSVIAQVQGGRLRALAVSSASRAAVVPNVPTIAESGYPGFETTAWWGVFAPANLPAAQAASLTAESEKIARGPGFAEKLVPLGVAPTARTLGAFADFQRAELAKWGKAVRDSGATVD; translated from the coding sequence ATGCGCTTCTCGCTTTTCACGGTCGGCGTTTTCGCAGCCGGCGCTGCCGCGGCCGCCGGACCGGTGCGCGTGGTGGTGCCGTTCCCCGCCGGCGGCCCGACCGACATGGTCGCGCGCCCGTACGCGCAGCTGCTGGGCGAAGCGCTGAAGACGACCGTGATCGTCGACAACCGCGGTGGCGCGGGGGGCGCGATCGGCGCGGAGCTCGTCGCGAAGTCGGCGCCGGACGGCGCCACGCTGCTGATGGCGACGGTCGGCACGCACGCGATCAACGCCTCGCTGTATCGCAAGCTCGCCTACGATCCGGTGCGCGACTTCACCCCGATCGCGCTCGTCGCTGCGGCGCCGGTGGCGGTCGTCGCGCATCCCTCGCTGCCGGTGCGCGACGTCAAGAGCCTGGTCGCGCTCGCCAAAGCCCATCCGGGGAACATCACGTTCGGCACCGCGGGCAACGGCACGCCGGGCCATCTCACCGGCGAGATGTTCAAGGCCGCTGCCGCGGTGAATCTCCAGCACGTGCCGTACAAAGGCAGCGCGCCCGCGGTGATCGACCTCGTCGGCGGACACCTGCAGCTCATGTTCGACCCGCTGCAGTCGGTGATCGCGCAGGTGCAGGGCGGCAGGCTGCGTGCGCTCGCCGTCAGCAGCGCGTCGCGCGCCGCAGTGGTGCCGAACGTGCCGACGATCGCCGAATCGGGTTATCCCGGCTTCGAAACCACCGCCTGGTGGGGCGTCTTCGCGCCGGCGAATCTCCCGGCGGCGCAGGCCGCGAGCCTCACCGCCGAGTCCGAAAAGATCGCGCGCGGTCCGGGTTTCGCCGAGAAGCTGGTGCCGCTCGGGGTCGCGCCGACGGCGAGGACGCTGGGCGCTTTCGCCGATTTCCAGCGCGCCGAGCTTGCGAAGTGGGGCAAGGCGGTGCGCGATTCGGGCGCGACGGTCGATTGA
- a CDS encoding aconitase X catalytic domain-containing protein, with amino-acid sequence MRLNDEEQDILAGKQGPVPQEALRHQMLVGGFFGAADFVPVAQAHIMADTESLGEAGVRWLENLAAVEVGQRRVRIPTITDPRGTDFSKAEFLGQTPSMLALERRAIDAFVKLGVVMTDTCINYQTIQAPTRNEHVAFGDTGVVIYSNSICGARSNFEGGPSALSAGITGRTPRYGFHLDATRRATLHVRVGFTPASLNDWGALGACIGKIAGNYWAVPVVEGLEGAPRSDQLKHFGAAMASFGSVAMFHLVGITPEAAKLTDVAPAGLRRFAVKREDLEALQRSYRKDDTVDVVVFSAPQLSLYELRDLAALCDGRRFTVPLLAVTSPQVKPDADRMGYSATIEAAGGTVLSGMCFYQSYAREIAEAKGWKRLATNSAKIVNILGGYGYQPMLASMEACVDAAVTGKLA; translated from the coding sequence ATGAGACTGAACGACGAAGAGCAGGACATCCTCGCCGGCAAGCAGGGCCCGGTGCCGCAGGAGGCGCTGCGCCACCAGATGCTGGTGGGCGGGTTCTTCGGCGCCGCCGATTTCGTGCCGGTCGCGCAGGCGCACATCATGGCCGACACCGAGAGCCTCGGCGAAGCGGGCGTGCGCTGGCTCGAGAATCTCGCGGCCGTTGAGGTGGGGCAGCGCCGCGTGCGCATCCCGACGATCACCGATCCGCGCGGCACCGATTTTTCGAAGGCCGAGTTTCTCGGACAGACGCCGTCCATGCTCGCGCTGGAGCGGCGCGCGATCGACGCCTTCGTGAAGCTCGGCGTCGTCATGACCGACACCTGCATCAACTACCAGACCATACAGGCGCCGACGCGCAACGAGCACGTCGCGTTCGGCGATACCGGCGTGGTCATCTATTCGAACTCGATCTGCGGCGCGCGCTCGAACTTCGAAGGCGGCCCGTCCGCGCTCTCCGCGGGCATCACCGGGCGCACCCCGCGCTACGGCTTTCACCTCGACGCCACGCGCCGCGCGACGCTGCACGTGCGCGTCGGTTTCACGCCCGCCTCGCTCAACGACTGGGGCGCGCTCGGCGCGTGCATCGGCAAGATCGCCGGCAACTACTGGGCGGTGCCGGTCGTCGAGGGGCTGGAAGGCGCGCCGCGCTCGGATCAGCTCAAACACTTCGGCGCCGCCATGGCGAGCTTCGGCTCGGTGGCGATGTTCCATCTCGTGGGGATCACGCCCGAGGCCGCGAAGCTCACGGACGTCGCGCCCGCGGGCCTGCGGCGGTTCGCGGTGAAGCGCGAGGATCTCGAAGCGCTCCAGCGTTCGTACCGCAAGGACGACACCGTCGACGTGGTGGTGTTTTCCGCGCCGCAGTTGAGCCTGTACGAGCTGCGCGACCTCGCCGCGCTGTGCGACGGGCGGCGCTTCACCGTGCCGCTGCTCGCGGTGACGAGCCCGCAGGTCAAGCCCGACGCCGACCGCATGGGTTACAGCGCGACGATCGAGGCGGCCGGCGGCACCGTGCTGTCGGGCATGTGTTTCTACCAGTCGTACGCGCGCGAGATCGCGGAGGCGAAAGGCTGGAAGCGCCTGGCGACCAACAGCGCCAAGATCGTCAACATCCTCGGCGGCTACGGCTACCAGCCGATGCTCGCGTCGATGGAGGCGTGCGTCGACGCGGCGGTGACGGGAAAGCTCGCATGA
- a CDS encoding DUF126 domain-containing protein, with translation MIDTEFKARHAMGRTVRGIALVANDGFSARYDLDRIAGVFSRPSHKLAGRSYVDRILVLDTAKGGVASAWMLHEMKSRAICPLAIVFNSVNPILAQGAALGDVPMMAGFDVDITAAIPDGAQIEVDPASGVVRIVVGA, from the coding sequence ATGATCGATACCGAATTCAAGGCGCGCCATGCGATGGGGCGCACCGTGCGCGGCATCGCGCTCGTCGCCAACGACGGTTTCTCTGCGCGCTACGACCTGGACCGCATCGCCGGCGTGTTCTCGCGGCCTTCGCACAAGCTGGCGGGGCGATCCTACGTCGATCGCATCCTCGTCCTCGATACCGCCAAGGGCGGCGTCGCGAGCGCGTGGATGCTGCACGAGATGAAATCGCGCGCGATCTGCCCGCTCGCGATCGTGTTCAACTCGGTCAATCCCATCCTGGCGCAGGGCGCGGCGCTGGGCGACGTGCCCATGATGGCGGGCTTCGACGTCGACATCACCGCGGCGATTCCCGACGGCGCGCAGATCGAGGTCGATCCTGCGTCGGGCGTGGTGCGCATCGTTGTAGGGGCTTGA
- a CDS encoding dienelactone hydrolase family protein, with protein sequence MRSLILVLALTGLPCLAAERVEIPTAGLSSSPEPLVGHLFLPETRPHAAIVMMHGCGGAYTRSGALNSRHAMWGEYLQSLGYAVLMLDSFTSRGLREICTVKNAERTIKEADRVGDAYAAHAYLRERLGIDSKHIGLLGWSHGGGTVLNSISRKPANAAPFAAAVAFYPGCRTRAKRADTFHPYAPLIVLIGEADDWTPAAPCKTLIDTVSARGEPASIVVYPGAYHDFDNPTIKARVRTEVPNGARPGEGVTIAPDPKAREDAKVRVKAFFEKHLE encoded by the coding sequence ATGCGCTCGCTCATCCTCGTCCTCGCACTGACAGGCCTGCCGTGTCTCGCCGCCGAGCGCGTCGAGATCCCGACCGCGGGACTCTCTTCTTCGCCCGAGCCGCTCGTCGGGCACCTCTTCCTGCCCGAAACGAGGCCCCACGCGGCGATCGTGATGATGCACGGGTGCGGCGGCGCTTATACCCGCAGCGGCGCGCTCAACTCGCGCCATGCGATGTGGGGCGAGTACCTGCAGAGCCTCGGCTATGCGGTGCTGATGCTCGACAGCTTCACGTCGCGCGGCCTGCGCGAGATCTGCACCGTGAAGAACGCCGAGCGCACCATCAAGGAAGCCGACCGCGTCGGCGACGCCTATGCGGCGCACGCCTACCTGCGCGAGAGGCTCGGCATCGACTCGAAGCACATCGGCCTGCTGGGCTGGTCGCACGGCGGAGGGACCGTGCTCAACTCGATCTCGCGCAAGCCCGCGAACGCGGCGCCTTTTGCGGCCGCGGTCGCGTTCTACCCCGGTTGCAGGACGCGCGCGAAGCGGGCGGACACGTTCCATCCGTACGCGCCGCTCATCGTGCTGATCGGTGAAGCCGACGACTGGACGCCCGCCGCGCCGTGCAAGACGCTGATCGACACGGTGTCAGCGCGCGGCGAGCCCGCGAGCATCGTCGTCTATCCCGGGGCGTACCACGACTTCGACAACCCGACGATCAAGGCGCGCGTGCGCACCGAAGTGCCGAACGGCGCGCGCCCCGGCGAAGGCGTCACGATCGCGCCAGATCCGAAGGCGCGCGAGGATGCGAAGGTGCGGGTGAAGGCGTTTTTCGAGAAGCACCTGGAGTAA
- a CDS encoding multidrug effflux MFS transporter — MPKTPTDRAASEGRLALLLAGLAMLGPFAVDTYLPAFPNIAATLDATPLEVQQSLTAYMFAFACMMLWHGALSDAFGRRLIIIGGLCIFAVASLGCAAAHSVEYLWAFRVLQGISAGAGVVIGRAIIRDCYSGATATRLLSLVTMIFAIAPAIAPILGGWIVKLRDWRAIFLFLFAYSTFLVWYCYRKLPETLPPSKRQPFSPSALARSYLKVFTSPLFQLKAGVIAFNFAGLFLYVAAAPVFLTQHLHLGPDQFGWQFIPTVAGIFFGALASNRLAGRITIATHVAIGFCFLALATGGNVLYHAFFPPALPWSVLPLLFYGFGFSVVAPVVTNLVLDLFPQMKGLVSSCQSFTQTMLGAAVAGVLAPSLSHDPLWLAAGQLACVAVSLALWTIGVSLHERRRRHAEQVNAWETVPLE, encoded by the coding sequence GTGCCCAAGACCCCAACCGACCGTGCGGCCAGCGAAGGCCGGCTTGCGCTGCTGCTCGCGGGGCTCGCGATGCTCGGGCCTTTCGCGGTCGACACCTACCTTCCCGCTTTCCCCAACATCGCAGCGACGCTGGACGCGACGCCGCTCGAAGTGCAGCAGAGCCTCACTGCGTACATGTTCGCGTTCGCATGCATGATGCTGTGGCACGGCGCGCTCTCCGACGCGTTCGGACGGCGCCTCATCATCATCGGCGGGCTTTGCATCTTCGCCGTCGCCTCGCTGGGCTGCGCCGCGGCGCACAGCGTCGAATACCTGTGGGCGTTCCGCGTGCTGCAAGGCATCTCCGCCGGAGCGGGAGTGGTGATCGGGCGCGCGATCATTCGCGACTGCTATTCGGGTGCGACGGCGACGCGGCTCCTGTCGCTGGTGACGATGATCTTCGCCATCGCGCCCGCGATCGCCCCCATCCTCGGCGGCTGGATCGTGAAGCTGCGCGACTGGCGCGCGATCTTTCTCTTCCTGTTCGCGTATTCGACTTTCCTCGTCTGGTACTGCTATCGGAAACTGCCCGAGACGCTGCCGCCGTCCAAGCGCCAGCCGTTCAGCCCGAGCGCGCTCGCGAGGAGCTACCTGAAGGTGTTCACTTCGCCGCTCTTCCAGTTGAAAGCGGGCGTGATCGCGTTCAACTTCGCCGGATTGTTCCTGTACGTCGCCGCGGCGCCGGTGTTCCTGACGCAGCACCTGCACCTCGGCCCCGATCAGTTCGGCTGGCAGTTCATCCCGACCGTCGCCGGCATCTTCTTCGGCGCGCTCGCATCGAATCGCCTGGCCGGCCGCATCACGATCGCGACGCACGTGGCGATCGGCTTCTGCTTCCTCGCGCTCGCCACCGGCGGCAATGTGCTCTACCACGCGTTCTTTCCGCCCGCGCTGCCGTGGTCGGTGCTGCCGCTGCTCTTCTACGGCTTCGGATTCTCGGTGGTCGCGCCGGTGGTCACGAACCTCGTGCTCGATCTCTTTCCGCAGATGAAAGGGCTGGTGTCGTCGTGCCAGTCGTTCACTCAGACCATGCTCGGCGCGGCGGTCGCGGGCGTGCTCGCGCCCTCGCTCTCGCACGACCCGCTGTGGCTCGCCGCCGGCCAGCTCGCCTGCGTCGCGGTATCGCTGGCGCTGTGGACGATCGGCGTGTCGCTGCACGAGCGCCGGCGCCGCCACGCCGAGCAGGTCAACGCGTGGGAGACGGTGCCTTTAGAATGA